ACCTGCCGACTTGACCCAGCACTTACCCCCGCCCGTTACGCGATGCCCGGATGACCTCCGCTGCGCGGTGCGCGCGCGCCTATGGCTGCGGGGCGACTGGCTCGGCCAGCGCAACGAGGAGTCGCTCCTGTGGCTGCACCTCAACGACGCTCGGGTGCTCGCCTTCCGCCTTCCGACCGATGCCTTTGAAGACGATGAGGCCATTGGCGAGTTGGTGGAGCAGGTCGCGCAGGACCACCGCGGCACCCTGCTGGAGGCGCGCCTCGGCACTGGTGTCGCGATCCCGCTCTATGCCGCGCCCGCCGCCCCGCTTCCGGCGCTGCCGTGGGGCGACCCGCGACATCACGCCGCCCGGCGCTTTGCCGAGGGGCTCGATCAGGCGGTCTTGAGCCTGTTGGCGAGCCTCAACCGCCACCGTCAGTGGGACTCGCTGCGCAATTATAACCGCCTCGCCGCCCTCGACCCGGACCTGCGCGAGCGGCGCCTGCAGGCCCTGACCCGCTTCCCGCTGCTGGCCGCGCCGGTCCTGCTCAGCGCCCATCACCGTCTGGATTTTGCGGGCGGCAAGCGCCATGCGTGGCGCGACCACGACGGCGCGATCCTCGACGCGATCGATCGGGGACGCGACCTGGCGGGCGCACTCGCGCGCCACTACGGCATCTCCAAGGGATTGGTTCGCGCACCCATCTGCGCGCGGATGTGGGGCAACACGGCGCTGTCCCATCGGCGTCTGCTGCGGCTCCTGGACGGTATCCCGGCCCATCGCCGACCCAGAGATCCGGGCGAGTTCGCGCCGGCCATGGATCTCTTCATCTCCATCAACCTGCTCACCGATGACGACGCCGATCTCGGGCGCCTGGGCGGTCGCGCGTTTCGCGCGGGTTTGACGGCGGTCTGCACGCCGTTGCAGGCGCGCTTCGCGCCCTTGGGTCCCGCGTTCGCGGACTGCCTCGACTTCGTCCGGGCGGCCGCTGAGCGGGCGGCACAGGCCCACCCCGGCCCGTGTGGCTTGACCCCACACCGGCTGCAATTGGCCTGGATCGAGACCCGCGGCTTTGCGTCGTTGCTTGCGGCCTCGCGGCGCTGGCACGGACGCGATTGGGGCGCACCGGACCCGGGCACTCAAGACCAGCCACTCGCGGCCATTCTCGGCGAGCACCGGGAGGGCGAGGCCCATGGGCGCGAGCTGTGCGAGGCGGCGGACCTGGTGCGCGAGGGCGAGACCATGCACCACTGCGTCGCCCAGTATTGGGCCGAGTGCCGCGACCGCGGTACCCGCATCTTCACCCTCGAGATGGGGGCCGAGCGGGCCACCGCCGAGTACCGCTTCGCCTTGTCCGAGGCGCGTTTTTCGCTCAGTCAACTGCGCGGACCGCACAATGTCGAGGCCAGCCGACCGCTGGTGGCGTTCGCGCGCGCCATCCTGGCCGAACTCAATGCACTCGGGCGCACCCCGGCGCGCGCCGAGCTGGCCCTTGCCCTCGGCGCCCGGCGGGTCGATCAAGGTTCCGGACCGCGCCAGGCGAGGCGGCTCGACCCCGCGAGCGAGCGCGAGTTGGCGGCGGTGCTCGCGCAGTTGCGCCCGAGCGTCGTTGACGGCGAGTTGCTGCGCGAGTTCGTCGCCGGTTACCAATTCCACGCCGGGACGCAGCTTGAGCCCCGGATGGGCGTGGGTGACAGGCTGGAGCTGGTGCGCGAGCCCGACAATCCGCATGACCGCCAGGCCGTGGCCATCCGTTGGGGCGGCGAGCGCATCGGCTATGTCCCGCGCCGGGTCAATGCCGACATCGCCCGGCGGCTCGACGCCGGAGACCGCCTGAGCGGCCATCTCACCCGACTCGACGAGCGGGCCGACACCTGGCAGCGGCTGGAGTTCGCCATCCGCCAGGTCCCGGCGCAATGATCGCCGGGGGCGGACAAGGCCAGACGGTGCGGGAGGCCCACCCGCGTAAGCCCCGACCTGCGGTGGACGATCGCCGGGTGCGCCTGACCGTCACTGCCATTAGGATAAACTTCACTTCCAGTTCGGCCTGGGAGCGCCGCACCCCAGTGCGACGCGATCTCGCAGATAACCCCGGCGGTGCGGGTTGCGCAGAGGCCGCGCCGCACTGGGGTGCGGCGCTCCCAGTAGCCGTTGCGGCGCAACGAAATGGCAGTGACGCCGGAGCCTGGGAACGAGAGACCGCGCCGGCACCGATCTTTGAGATCGGCGGTCCGAAGCGACCTCTGACACGCCCTGCCGTAGGAACGGATATACTCCGGGAAGCGCACAAGGCGAGACACGGCGCACTCGACCGGACTAGACTTGACGTAGTTTTTCCCGAAGGCCCCCGCCATGCCGACCACCAAGACCCGCGCGGCCACAACGACACCCACGCCAAC
The DNA window shown above is from Candidatus Thiodictyon syntrophicum and carries:
- a CDS encoding HIRAN domain-containing protein, which codes for MRARLWLRGDWLGQRNEESLLWLHLNDARVLAFRLPTDAFEDDEAIGELVEQVAQDHRGTLLEARLGTGVAIPLYAAPAAPLPALPWGDPRHHAARRFAEGLDQAVLSLLASLNRHRQWDSLRNYNRLAALDPDLRERRLQALTRFPLLAAPVLLSAHHRLDFAGGKRHAWRDHDGAILDAIDRGRDLAGALARHYGISKGLVRAPICARMWGNTALSHRRLLRLLDGIPAHRRPRDPGEFAPAMDLFISINLLTDDDADLGRLGGRAFRAGLTAVCTPLQARFAPLGPAFADCLDFVRAAAERAAQAHPGPCGLTPHRLQLAWIETRGFASLLAASRRWHGRDWGAPDPGTQDQPLAAILGEHREGEAHGRELCEAADLVREGETMHHCVAQYWAECRDRGTRIFTLEMGAERATAEYRFALSEARFSLSQLRGPHNVEASRPLVAFARAILAELNALGRTPARAELALALGARRVDQGSGPRQARRLDPASERELAAVLAQLRPSVVDGELLREFVAGYQFHAGTQLEPRMGVGDRLELVREPDNPHDRQAVAIRWGGERIGYVPRRVNADIARRLDAGDRLSGHLTRLDERADTWQRLEFAIRQVPAQ